From the genome of Papaver somniferum cultivar HN1 chromosome 2, ASM357369v1, whole genome shotgun sequence, one region includes:
- the LOC113346908 gene encoding protein LOW PSII ACCUMULATION 1, chloroplastic-like — protein MSSASQVSCIISCPNLQHKKNLSFSRQILSFSNSISSISPTIHRLPKKSLRINHISIIKCSASNKPEISSIAKIRSEVLSPFRSVRMFFYLAFIASASLGGLIATTQLIGTLSRSGNVEEILKGLGIDIGAVVIFGFLYSRDNKSRNAQLARLSREESLANLKLRVDEKRVIPISSLRGFARIVILAGPIEYIMESFNRSKSSTEALVERGVLVVPFPTDGSLPQFEFDDEVDLKTRKRLWQLVPLLTSEWSSWLDEQKKMANVSPDSPVYISLRMDGRVRGSGVGYPPWNAFVAQLPVVKGMWGGVLDGMDGRV, from the exons ATGTCTTCAGCGTCGCAGGTGTCTTGCATCATCAGCTGCCCTAAtcttcaacacaagaaaaacttgtcATTTTCGCGCCAAATCCTTAGTTTCAGTAATTCAATCTCTTCAATATCCCCAACAATTCACCGTTTACCCAAAAAATCCTTACGTATAAATCATATCTCCATTATCAAATGTTCTGCCTCTAATAAGCCCGAAATCAG TTCTATAGCAAAAATAAGGAGTGAAGTTTTATCTCCATTCCGGTCAGTCAGAATGTTCTTTTATCTTGCTTTTATTGCCAGTGCATCATTAGGTGGATTAATTGCGACAACACAATTGATCGGAACTTTATCACGATCCGGTAACGTAGAAGAGATTTTAAAAGGATTAGGTATTGATATCGGAGCAGTAGTTATATTTGGATTTCTTTATTCAAGAGATAATAAATCAAGAAATGCACAATTAGCTAGACTTTCTAGAGAAGAAAGTTTAGCTAATCTTAAACTTAGGGTTGATGAGAAAAGAGTTATTCCAATCTCTTCTTTAAGAGGATTTGCTAGGATTGTTATACTTGCTGGACCTATTGAGTATATTATGGAATCGTTTAATAGGAGTAAATCGTCTACGGAGGCTCTTGTTGAGAGAGGGGTTTTAGTAGTTCCATTTCCGACAGATGGGAGTTTGCCTCAATTTGAGTTTGATGATGAAGTTGACTTGAAGACAAGAAAAAGACTTTGGCAATTAGTTCCTCTTCTTACTTCTGAATGGTCGAG TTGGTTAGATGAACAGAAGAAAATGGCTAATGTTTCACCGGATTCTCCTGT TTACATCTCTCTACGAATGGATGGTCGTGTACGTGGAAGCGGTGTTGGTTACCCTCCATGGAATGCTTTTGTTGCTCAGTTACCAGTAGTGAAAGGTATGTGGGGAGGTGTACTAGATGGAATGGATGGAAGAGTTTAA